One window from the genome of Candidatus Kaelpia imicola encodes:
- a CDS encoding nucleotidyl transferase AbiEii/AbiGii toxin family protein codes for MKNQLKDIIDIKLSKGENINKIREFVQKYLLYVLYRGKVFQNLVFTGGTALRFLYGIRRYSEDLDFSLSLKSQNYDFLKLLSLMKRELDLAGYDLEIKHSIESNVHSAFLKFTGLLYEYQLSPLKEEKFSIKLEVDTCPPLGGKEEVDTYNSGFMFSILHFDLASLFAGKLHALLCRRFTKGRDWYDLLWYLTKFENIEPNFTMLNNAIKQTCREDIGFISQDNWKEKLEKEIKILEIEKVKNDVYIFLEDKSEINLLNKENLLKLLSKKDY; via the coding sequence ATGAAAAATCAATTAAAAGACATTATTGATATAAAATTAAGTAAAGGTGAGAATATAAATAAAATTAGAGAGTTTGTTCAAAAATATTTACTATATGTGTTATACAGAGGAAAGGTGTTCCAAAATTTGGTCTTTACCGGTGGTACGGCTTTGCGGTTTTTGTATGGTATTAGAAGATATTCAGAAGATCTAGATTTTAGCCTATCTTTAAAATCTCAGAATTATGATTTTTTAAAACTGTTGTCTCTGATGAAGAGAGAACTTGACCTAGCAGGATATGATTTGGAGATAAAACATAGTATTGAAAGCAATGTACATAGCGCATTTTTAAAGTTTACCGGATTATTGTATGAATATCAATTATCTCCCCTTAAGGAGGAGAAGTTTTCAATTAAATTAGAAGTAGATACATGTCCTCCCTTAGGAGGCAAAGAAGAGGTGGATACTTATAATTCGGGTTTCATGTTTTCTATCCTGCATTTTGATTTAGCATCTTTATTTGCCGGAAAACTCCATGCTTTATTATGCCGTCGATTTACTAAAGGCAGAGATTGGTATGATTTATTGTGGTATTTAACAAAATTTGAAAATATAGAGCCCAATTTTACTATGCTTAACAATGCTATTAAGCAGACATGCAGAGAAGATATTGGTTTTATTAGTCAGGATAATTGGAAGGAAAAATTAGAAAAAGAGATTAAAATACTAGAGATAGAGAAGGTTAAAAATGATGTTTATATATTCTTGGAAGATAAAAGTGAAATTAACCTCTTAAATAAAGAGAATTTGCTTAAATTGTTAAGTAAAAAAGATTATTGA